Proteins found in one Campylobacter lari genomic segment:
- a CDS encoding WD40 repeat domain-containing protein, protein MKKIFLILLVSIYVFSYELKLDSNLNALKLTDNSLLIGLDNGEINQYFIKDKKMQKITQLDKIKNFYEENLSPRIYSIDYLNGAILILSEGDFGSKKLHVYKNKQLLSYDLTNDGVKKALFLDDNTILLALLGSNIELFDLKTKSVVKNFTFSSSSLSDVVLNETKTQLVAGFESGEIILFDVKKWQKIKNYKGIHKDNIYQLDFKNTIIASCSTDRKLGIVQNDQEKNIERDFLIYTCALNKDGSIAVFGDNEKNIIELIDTKNLKTIKKFQNKDFLLEYLIFLNEHEFISAGYENKIIFWSIDESF, encoded by the coding sequence ATGAAAAAAATATTTTTAATCTTGTTAGTGAGTATTTATGTATTTAGCTATGAGCTTAAACTTGATTCAAATTTAAATGCTTTAAAACTTACTGATAATAGTTTGCTTATAGGACTTGATAATGGAGAAATAAACCAATATTTCATTAAAGATAAAAAAATGCAAAAAATTACTCAACTTGATAAGATTAAAAATTTTTACGAAGAAAATCTTAGCCCTAGAATTTATAGTATTGATTACTTAAATGGGGCTATTTTGATTTTAAGTGAAGGTGATTTTGGAAGCAAAAAATTACATGTTTACAAAAATAAACAACTTTTAAGCTATGATTTAACTAATGATGGAGTAAAAAAGGCTTTGTTTTTAGATGATAATACTATTTTATTGGCCTTGCTAGGTTCTAATATAGAGCTTTTTGATCTAAAAACAAAAAGTGTTGTAAAAAATTTTACTTTTTCTAGTTCAAGCTTAAGTGATGTGGTTTTAAATGAAACAAAAACTCAATTAGTGGCAGGTTTTGAAAGTGGCGAAATAATACTTTTTGATGTGAAGAAATGGCAAAAAATAAAAAATTATAAGGGTATTCATAAGGATAATATCTATCAACTTGATTTTAAAAACACAATTATTGCAAGCTGTAGCACTGATAGAAAATTAGGTATAGTGCAAAATGACCAAGAAAAAAATATAGAAAGAGATTTTTTAATTTATACTTGTGCTTTAAATAAAGATGGCTCAATAGCAGTTTTTGGAGATAATGAAAAAAATATTATAGAACTTATAGATACTAAAAATTTAAAAACGATAAAAAAATTCCAAAATAAAGATTTTTTGCTAGAATATCTTATATTTTTAAA
- the flgG gene encoding flagellar basal-body rod protein FlgG, translating into MLRSLYTAASGMISQQTQIDVTSNNISNVNTVGYKKSRAEFADLMYQTMKYAGTSTSSTTKHPSGIEVGLGSRVTAVSKIFSEGSLKQTSTSGLDMAIAGNNGFFQIQMPDGTIAYTRNGQFTKDAEGNIVNSDGYRLLPEMTIPEDATAINVASDGTVSVMQPGNTAETQIGQIELVNFINPAGLHALGDNLLVETDASGAPIAGIAGENGFSVIKHGFVELSNVQLVEEMTDLITGQRAYEAGSKAITTSDDMLGIVNQLKR; encoded by the coding sequence ATGTTAAGATCATTATACACAGCAGCATCAGGGATGATATCGCAACAAACACAAATTGATGTAACTTCAAATAATATTTCAAATGTTAATACAGTAGGTTATAAAAAATCGCGTGCAGAATTTGCAGATTTGATGTATCAAACGATGAAATATGCAGGTACTTCAACCTCAAGCACCACAAAACACCCAAGTGGTATAGAAGTGGGTCTTGGTTCAAGAGTGACAGCTGTGAGTAAAATTTTTAGCGAAGGTAGTTTAAAACAAACTTCAACTTCAGGTCTTGATATGGCAATTGCTGGTAATAATGGCTTTTTCCAAATTCAAATGCCTGATGGAACTATAGCTTATACTAGAAATGGTCAATTTACCAAAGATGCTGAAGGAAATATTGTAAATTCAGATGGCTATAGACTTTTGCCGGAAATGACTATACCTGAGGATGCTACAGCTATTAACGTAGCAAGTGATGGAACGGTTTCAGTAATGCAGCCAGGAAATACAGCTGAAACCCAAATAGGTCAAATTGAACTTGTAAATTTTATTAACCCAGCAGGCTTGCATGCTTTAGGAGATAATCTTTTAGTAGAAACTGATGCAAGTGGCGCACCAATTGCAGGTATAGCAGGCGAGAATGGATTTTCTGTTATCAAACATGGGTTTGTAGAGCTTAGTAACGTACAACTTGTAGAAGAAATGACTGATCTTATTACAGGACAAAGAGCTTATGAAGCAGGCTCAAAAGCTATTACTACAAGTGATGATATGCTTGGAATTGTAAATCAATTAAAACGCTAG
- the napH gene encoding quinol dehydrogenase ferredoxin subunit NapH, with protein MKYLILRRIVQLSILTFFSFGVFNFILKGNLSSSVLFSSVPLSDPFAFIQLALASLQVDLMALSGALIVFLFYAIFAGRAFCAWVCPVNIITDFAYFIRNKLGFNQARVFNVNKNLRYYVLAFVLIFSFLFSFPVFEEFSYIGIIQRGIIFGGISWLFVALIIFCIDTFFSPRFTCSYFCPLGAFWALSSHFSLLKVRYNLQKCTKCYKCLGVCPEKQVLWMIGKENQDVKSGECIRCGKCIDVCGDDALGFSIINLRRENEK; from the coding sequence ATGAAGTATCTTATTTTAAGAAGAATAGTGCAATTGTCTATTTTAACTTTTTTTTCTTTTGGTGTATTTAATTTTATATTAAAAGGAAATTTAAGCTCTTCGGTTTTATTTTCTTCGGTGCCACTAAGCGATCCTTTTGCATTTATTCAACTTGCTTTAGCAAGTTTGCAAGTAGATTTAATGGCTTTAAGTGGTGCTTTGATAGTGTTTTTATTTTATGCTATTTTTGCTGGAAGAGCTTTTTGTGCTTGGGTTTGTCCTGTAAATATCATTACTGATTTTGCCTATTTTATTAGAAATAAATTAGGCTTTAATCAAGCAAGAGTTTTTAATGTAAATAAAAATTTGCGTTATTATGTTTTGGCTTTTGTTTTGATCTTTTCTTTTCTTTTTTCTTTTCCTGTTTTTGAGGAATTTTCTTATATAGGAATAATCCAAAGAGGGATTATTTTCGGTGGTATTTCTTGGCTCTTTGTAGCTTTGATTATTTTTTGTATAGATACATTTTTTAGTCCAAGATTTACTTGTTCGTATTTTTGTCCTTTAGGGGCTTTTTGGGCTTTAAGTTCGCATTTTTCATTGCTAAAAGTAAGATATAACTTACAAAAATGCACTAAGTGTTATAAATGTCTTGGAGTATGTCCTGAAAAGCAAGTACTTTGGATGATAGGTAAAGAAAATCAAGATGTAAAATCAGGTGAATGTATTAGATGTGGGAAATGTATTGATGTTTGCGGTGATGATGCTTTAGGTTTTAGTATAATAAATTTAAGGAGAGAAAATGAAAAATAA
- the rpoD gene encoding RNA polymerase sigma factor RpoD, translating into MANETNVLEELFKENSKDYITYEKLVKYFAKLPNTTSAKKIRDLMDKYKVELISSAEIAKKRNLEEAKKLQEEKQKLQDTSLENEFDLANENDLLEWSRSDSPVRMYLREMGQIALLNKDEEVEISKKIELGEDIIIDAFCSVPYLIDFILDYKEPLINRERRVKELFKSFEDDDKSDDDKSDDEIDSEEENENEENENSSEKKPKKTSKKEDERTLKVIESFKALEKAKKEWLKTISTINAEKNDDELLDKLIIAFKKNILKEKLMDLGPTSKLISEIVKSMETSLKSDEEFDKELKRLEYRLPMFSEELKQRHQDILKDITKLSKEEIAERALETTMVSTYMEIKKLIQTKEASQNSFDLEKDQLKEILEQIKRGKKISDEAKTRMAKSNLRLVVSIAKRYTNRGLPFLDLIQEGNIGLMKAVDKFEYKRGYKFSTYATWWIRQAISRAIADQARTIRIPIHMIETINQINKIIREYLQKEGKEPDVSIIAKEVGLSVDKVKQVIKITKEPISLEAPISNEDDGKFGDFVEDRTSISPMDHILKDDLKEQIDEVLDQLNDREKAVIRMRFGLMDDESDRTLEEIGKELNVTRERVRQIESSAIKKLKHPKVGRKLKNYIEGWK; encoded by the coding sequence ATGGCTAATGAAACCAATGTTTTAGAAGAACTTTTCAAAGAAAATTCTAAAGATTATATCACATATGAAAAACTTGTCAAGTATTTTGCAAAGCTTCCAAATACAACAAGCGCAAAAAAAATCCGTGATTTAATGGATAAATACAAAGTAGAATTAATTTCTTCAGCAGAAATTGCCAAAAAAAGAAATTTAGAAGAAGCAAAAAAACTACAAGAAGAAAAACAAAAATTACAAGATACAAGTTTAGAAAATGAATTTGATTTAGCCAATGAAAATGATTTATTAGAATGGAGTAGATCAGACTCGCCTGTGAGAATGTATTTAAGAGAAATGGGGCAAATTGCTCTTTTAAACAAAGATGAAGAAGTTGAAATTTCTAAAAAAATTGAGCTAGGCGAAGATATTATCATTGATGCTTTTTGTTCTGTGCCTTATTTGATTGACTTTATACTTGATTACAAAGAACCTTTGATTAATAGAGAAAGAAGAGTAAAAGAGCTTTTTAAAAGCTTTGAAGATGATGATAAAAGCGATGATGATAAAAGCGATGATGAAATAGACTCTGAAGAGGAAAATGAAAATGAGGAAAATGAAAACTCAAGCGAAAAAAAACCTAAAAAAACAAGCAAAAAAGAAGATGAAAGAACCTTGAAAGTTATAGAAAGTTTTAAAGCCTTAGAAAAAGCAAAAAAAGAATGGTTAAAAACCATATCTACTATTAATGCAGAAAAAAATGATGATGAATTATTAGATAAACTCATAATTGCTTTTAAGAAAAATATACTAAAAGAAAAACTAATGGATTTGGGTCCAACCTCAAAACTCATCTCTGAAATCGTAAAATCCATGGAAACATCTTTAAAAAGCGATGAGGAATTTGACAAAGAATTAAAACGCTTAGAATATCGTTTGCCAATGTTTTCAGAAGAACTAAAACAAAGACACCAAGATATCTTAAAAGATATTACTAAACTTAGCAAAGAAGAAATTGCTGAACGCGCATTAGAAACTACAATGGTAAGCACTTATATGGAAATAAAAAAACTCATTCAAACTAAAGAGGCCAGCCAAAATTCTTTTGATTTAGAAAAAGATCAACTAAAAGAAATTCTAGAGCAAATCAAACGTGGTAAAAAAATATCTGATGAAGCTAAAACCAGAATGGCAAAATCAAATTTACGCTTGGTTGTAAGCATTGCTAAAAGATATACTAACCGCGGATTACCGTTTTTAGATTTGATCCAAGAGGGCAATATAGGCTTAATGAAAGCGGTAGATAAATTTGAATACAAACGCGGTTATAAGTTTTCAACCTATGCAACTTGGTGGATTAGGCAAGCCATTTCAAGAGCAATTGCTGATCAAGCAAGAACGATTAGAATTCCTATTCATATGATAGAAACTATTAATCAAATCAATAAAATCATTCGCGAATATTTACAAAAAGAAGGCAAAGAGCCTGATGTAAGCATTATTGCCAAAGAAGTAGGACTTAGCGTAGATAAAGTAAAGCAAGTGATTAAAATCACTAAAGAACCAATTTCTCTAGAAGCACCTATTAGCAATGAAGATGATGGTAAATTTGGAGACTTTGTAGAAGATAGAACTTCAATTTCTCCTATGGATCATATCTTAAAAGATGATTTAAAAGAACAAATTGATGAAGTATTAGACCAGCTTAATGATAGAGAAAAAGCTGTTATTAGAATGCGTTTTGGTTTAATGGATGATGAAAGCGATAGAACCTTAGAAGAAATCGGCAAAGAATTAAATGTTACAAGAGAAAGAGTAAGACAAATAGAAAGCTCAGCAATCAAAAAACTTAAACATCCAAAAGTTGGTAGAAAACTTAAAAATTACATAGAAGGTTGGAAATAA
- a CDS encoding flagellar hook-basal body protein, whose amino-acid sequence MQNGYYQATGAMVTQFNRLDVVTNNLANVNTSGYKRDNVVIADFKRIFKETQDELPIQNHTRDAARFVNTTIDRVPQVNHVYTNFSVGSMKMTHNPLDLALTREDTFYLIKTNNGEVRLSQDGNFQLDDEGYLVNRQGYRVLSSDYFNNPENDGIRIGDSTSFINVDKNGIISASNQDIARLFVAQVDDLRDLQKDGDNMYKIDTLSKIRDLPNSNAIKQGFTQGSNVNPVTEMVGLIEANRMVEMYQKVMTSHMDDLNQEAINKLASTK is encoded by the coding sequence ATGCAAAATGGGTATTATCAAGCCACTGGTGCTATGGTTACGCAGTTTAATCGCTTAGATGTTGTAACTAATAACCTAGCAAATGTAAATACAAGTGGCTATAAAAGAGATAATGTTGTTATTGCAGATTTTAAAAGGATTTTTAAAGAAACTCAAGATGAGTTACCTATACAAAATCACACAAGAGATGCTGCAAGATTTGTAAATACAACTATAGATAGAGTTCCACAAGTTAATCACGTCTATACAAATTTTAGCGTAGGTTCTATGAAAATGACGCATAATCCTTTGGATTTAGCTCTTACTCGTGAAGATACTTTTTATTTAATTAAAACAAATAATGGCGAAGTAAGATTAAGCCAAGATGGAAATTTCCAGCTTGATGATGAGGGATATTTGGTAAATCGTCAAGGATATAGAGTCTTAAGCAGTGATTATTTTAATAATCCTGAAAATGATGGCATACGCATAGGAGATTCTACTTCTTTTATTAATGTAGATAAAAATGGAATCATTAGTGCGTCTAATCAAGATATAGCAAGATTATTCGTTGCACAAGTTGACGATTTAAGAGATTTGCAAAAAGATGGTGATAATATGTACAAAATTGATACTTTAAGCAAAATTAGAGATTTGCCAAATTCAAATGCCATAAAGCAGGGTTTTACTCAAGGATCAAATGTTAATCCAGTTACAGAAATGGTAGGATTAATAGAAGCAAATAGGATGGTTGAGATGTATCAAAAAGTTATGACATCTCATATGGATGATTTAAATCAAGAAGCTATTAATAAATTAGCAAGTACTAAATAA
- the napA gene encoding periplasmic nitrate reductase subunit alpha has protein sequence MNRRDFIKNTAIASACGVAGLSAPSSVLANTENKWRWDKAVCRFCGTGCGILVASLDGKIVAVKGDPAAPVNRGLNCIKGYFNAKIMYGEDRLVTPLLRVNAKGEFDKKGKFQQVSWQRAFDEMEKQFKKAYKEKGAEGIGIFASGQYTIQEGYAAAKLVKAGFRSNNIDPNARHCMASAVVGFMQTFGVDEPSGCYDDIELTDTIITWGANMAEMHPILWSRVSDRKLSNLDKVKIVNLSTFSNRTSHIADTEIIFKPNTDLAIWNYIAREIVYNHPEAMDKEFIEKHCIFTTGYADIGYGMRNNPNHPKFKASEKDTVAKQNAIIVDEEEAVSLAYLGVKAGDKFEMKHQSVPDAHWEISFEDFKKALEPYTLDYVAKVAKGNEDESIEEFKKKLQELANLYIEKNRKVVSFWTMGFNQHTRGTWVNEQAYMVHFLLGKQAKPGNGAFSLTGQPSACGTAREVGTFSHRLPADMVVANPKHREISEKIWKVPAKTINPKPGAPYLKIMRDLEDGNIKFAWVQVNNPWQNTANANHWIAAAREMDNFIVVSDCYPGISAKVADLILPSAMIYEKWGAYGNAERRTQHWKQQVLPVGEAMSDTWQIMEFAKRFKIKEVWGETKVNDKLTLPSVLEEAKAMGYSEDDTLYDVLFANKEAKSFKAKDSIAKGFDNSEVFGDERKVIGSDGKEFNGYGFFVQKYLWEEYRKFGLGHGHDLADFDTYHKVRGLRWPVVNGKETQWRFNTKFDYYAKKAAPNSDFAFYGDFAKELPKGDLLAPQTKEKYSLKNKVKIFFRPFMKAPERPSKEYPFWLCTGRVLEHWHSGTMTMRVPELFRAVPEALCYMNEDDAKAMKINQGDIVWVESRRGKVKARVDFRGRNKPSKGLVYVPWFDENVYINKVTLDATCPLSNQTDFKKCAVKITKA, from the coding sequence ATGAACAGAAGAGACTTCATTAAAAATACCGCTATTGCTAGTGCTTGTGGTGTTGCAGGTCTTAGTGCTCCAAGTAGTGTGCTTGCAAATACTGAGAATAAATGGCGTTGGGATAAAGCTGTTTGTAGATTTTGTGGTACAGGCTGTGGAATTTTAGTTGCAAGTTTAGATGGTAAAATTGTTGCCGTAAAAGGAGACCCAGCAGCTCCAGTAAATCGTGGATTAAATTGTATTAAAGGTTATTTTAATGCAAAAATCATGTATGGAGAAGATCGTTTAGTAACACCTTTACTTCGTGTAAATGCAAAAGGTGAGTTTGATAAAAAAGGAAAATTCCAACAAGTTTCTTGGCAAAGAGCTTTTGATGAAATGGAAAAACAATTTAAAAAAGCTTATAAAGAAAAAGGTGCTGAAGGTATTGGAATTTTTGCAAGCGGTCAATATACTATACAAGAAGGATATGCTGCTGCAAAATTAGTAAAAGCTGGTTTTAGATCCAACAATATAGACCCAAATGCACGCCATTGTATGGCTAGTGCTGTTGTTGGTTTTATGCAAACTTTTGGAGTTGATGAGCCTTCTGGTTGTTATGATGATATAGAGCTTACTGATACTATTATTACTTGGGGTGCAAATATGGCAGAAATGCATCCGATTTTATGGTCAAGAGTAAGTGATAGAAAATTAAGTAATTTAGATAAAGTTAAAATCGTTAATTTATCTACTTTTTCTAATAGAACCTCTCATATAGCAGATACTGAAATTATTTTTAAGCCAAATACTGATTTAGCTATTTGGAATTATATCGCTAGAGAGATTGTTTATAATCATCCTGAAGCTATGGATAAAGAATTTATTGAAAAACATTGTATTTTTACAACAGGTTATGCTGATATTGGTTATGGAATGAGAAATAATCCAAACCATCCTAAATTTAAAGCAAGTGAAAAAGATACTGTAGCAAAACAAAATGCTATTATTGTAGATGAAGAAGAAGCAGTATCTTTGGCTTATTTAGGGGTAAAAGCAGGCGATAAATTTGAAATGAAACACCAAAGTGTTCCTGATGCACATTGGGAAATTTCATTTGAAGATTTCAAAAAAGCTTTAGAGCCTTATACGCTTGATTATGTTGCTAAAGTTGCTAAAGGCAATGAAGATGAAAGTATAGAAGAATTTAAGAAAAAACTTCAAGAATTAGCAAATTTATATATAGAAAAAAATAGAAAAGTTGTAAGTTTTTGGACTATGGGCTTTAATCAACACACAAGAGGTACTTGGGTGAACGAGCAAGCTTATATGGTGCATTTTTTACTTGGTAAACAAGCAAAACCAGGAAATGGTGCGTTTTCATTGACAGGGCAACCAAGTGCTTGTGGAACCGCAAGAGAAGTAGGGACTTTTTCACATCGTTTACCTGCTGATATGGTGGTTGCAAATCCTAAACACAGAGAAATTAGTGAAAAAATTTGGAAAGTTCCTGCAAAAACAATCAATCCTAAACCAGGTGCTCCATATTTAAAAATCATGAGAGATTTAGAAGATGGAAATATCAAATTTGCTTGGGTGCAAGTAAATAATCCTTGGCAAAACACTGCTAATGCAAATCACTGGATAGCAGCAGCTAGAGAAATGGATAATTTTATCGTTGTGAGTGATTGTTACCCAGGAATTAGTGCTAAGGTGGCAGATTTAATTTTACCAAGTGCTATGATTTATGAAAAATGGGGTGCTTATGGTAATGCTGAAAGAAGAACTCAACACTGGAAACAACAAGTATTACCTGTGGGTGAAGCTATGAGCGATACTTGGCAAATTATGGAATTTGCAAAACGCTTTAAAATAAAAGAAGTTTGGGGTGAAACTAAGGTAAATGATAAACTTACCTTGCCAAGTGTTTTAGAAGAAGCCAAGGCTATGGGTTATAGTGAAGATGATACTTTATATGATGTATTATTTGCTAATAAAGAAGCAAAATCTTTCAAAGCTAAAGATAGTATCGCAAAAGGATTTGATAATTCTGAAGTATTTGGCGATGAGAGAAAAGTTATAGGCAGTGATGGTAAAGAATTTAATGGATATGGATTTTTTGTACAAAAATATCTATGGGAAGAATACCGCAAATTTGGTTTAGGTCATGGGCATGATTTAGCTGATTTTGATACTTACCATAAAGTAAGAGGTTTAAGATGGCCTGTGGTAAATGGTAAAGAAACCCAGTGGAGATTTAATACTAAATTTGATTATTATGCTAAAAAAGCCGCTCCAAATTCAGACTTTGCGTTTTATGGTGATTTTGCCAAAGAATTACCAAAAGGAGATTTATTAGCTCCACAAACTAAAGAAAAATATAGTTTAAAAAACAAAGTAAAAATTTTCTTTAGACCATTCATGAAAGCACCTGAAAGACCAAGCAAAGAATATCCATTCTGGTTATGTACTGGTAGGGTTCTAGAACATTGGCATAGTGGAACTATGACTATGAGGGTTCCTGAACTTTTCCGTGCGGTACCTGAAGCACTTTGTTATATGAATGAAGATGATGCTAAGGCTATGAAAATCAATCAAGGCGACATCGTATGGGTAGAATCACGCCGTGGTAAAGTAAAAGCTAGAGTAGATTTTCGTGGTAGAAATAAACCTTCTAAAGGCCTTGTGTATGTGCCTTGGTTTGATGAAAATGTATATATAAACAAAGTTACACTAGATGCAACTTGTCCATTGTCTAATCAAACAGATTTCAAAAAATGTGCCGTAAAAATTACTAAAGCATAA
- a CDS encoding periplasmic nitrate reductase, small subunit, cytochrome c550 protein: MKNKIFLSLAAAVLISACGLAVKSVDSKDIGLRKTSLESENVELLDAKYSQALAGESVLIERSFENAPPLIPHTLEDMLPITKDNNICLSCHDKAVAKDLAATALPSSHYFDLRKNKSTKDMVSDARFNCTQCHVPQSDAKPLVGNSFEAKFKSEESKKKSNFLDVLNEGVK, translated from the coding sequence ATGAAAAATAAAATCTTTTTATCCTTAGCAGCAGCTGTTTTAATAAGTGCTTGCGGGCTTGCTGTTAAAAGTGTTGATTCAAAAGATATAGGTTTAAGAAAAACAAGTTTAGAAAGTGAAAATGTAGAGTTGTTGGATGCTAAATACTCTCAAGCTTTAGCTGGCGAATCTGTTTTGATTGAGAGGTCATTTGAAAACGCTCCGCCATTGATTCCACATACTTTAGAGGATATGCTTCCAATTACTAAAGATAATAATATTTGCTTAAGTTGTCATGATAAAGCAGTAGCAAAAGACTTAGCTGCGACAGCACTTCCAAGTAGCCATTATTTTGATTTAAGAAAAAATAAATCTACTAAAGATATGGTAAGTGATGCAAGATTTAATTGTACGCAATGTCATGTACCACAAAGTGATGCTAAACCTTTAGTGGGAAATAGCTTTGAAGCTAAATTTAAAAGCGAGGAATCAAAGAAAAAATCTAATTTCTTAGATGTTTTAAATGAAGGTGTAAAATAA
- the napG gene encoding ferredoxin-type protein NapG, with the protein MKNRREFLAFAFKLLCIGSGSAFLASLAFSSNQEYFLRPPGADDEKEFLSKCIRCGLCVKACPYDVLKLANLKNSAKNGTPFFVARENPCRLCEDIPCIRDCPTNALDHKYLEQKDGIYKTKMGIAIIDSASCVAYWGIQCDACYRACPLMDKALKLETKHNERTAKHAFLLPVVDHEVCVGCGICEKACITQKAAIKVLPREFVLGKAGDNYIKGWDEKDEKRLQDVNTDKNFNKNKAKDYLNDGELL; encoded by the coding sequence ATGAAAAATAGAAGAGAATTTTTAGCCTTTGCTTTTAAGCTTTTATGCATAGGAAGCGGAAGTGCATTTTTGGCAAGTTTAGCATTTAGCTCAAACCAGGAGTATTTTTTAAGACCTCCTGGAGCAGATGATGAAAAAGAATTTTTATCAAAATGCATACGATGCGGACTTTGCGTAAAAGCCTGTCCTTATGATGTTTTAAAGCTAGCAAATTTAAAAAATAGTGCTAAAAATGGCACACCTTTTTTTGTAGCAAGAGAAAATCCTTGCAGGTTATGTGAGGATATACCTTGTATAAGAGATTGTCCTACAAATGCTCTAGATCATAAATATCTAGAGCAAAAAGATGGAATTTATAAAACAAAAATGGGTATAGCTATAATTGATAGTGCAAGTTGTGTTGCTTATTGGGGAATTCAATGTGATGCTTGCTATAGAGCTTGTCCTCTAATGGATAAAGCATTAAAACTTGAAACAAAACACAATGAAAGAACAGCAAAGCATGCATTTTTACTACCTGTGGTAGATCATGAAGTGTGTGTTGGATGTGGGATTTGTGAAAAAGCTTGTATAACACAAAAAGCAGCCATTAAAGTTTTACCTAGAGAATTTGTTTTAGGAAAAGCTGGGGATAATTACATCAAAGGTTGGGATGAAAAAGATGAAAAACGTTTACAAGATGTAAACACAGATAAAAATTTCAATAAAAATAAGGCTAAAGATTATCTTAATGATGGGGAATTGCTATGA